Proteins encoded together in one Pseudopipra pipra isolate bDixPip1 chromosome 23, bDixPip1.hap1, whole genome shotgun sequence window:
- the NHERF4 gene encoding Na(+)/H(+) exchange regulatory cofactor NHE-RF4 isoform X1, whose protein sequence is MEILSGWVLSKMLGLGDKTSIIKFEFNPKDGIDNPALTLTEDTDAEGVGEPRFYFLSKDSTETFGFCLHEELSCQGHIIRQIELGGVAQRRGLQDGDRLLQVNGHFVDHLDHMRVVQRIKASGNQVLLAVLDGDSYEAAKSLGRDLSQMLPADIRPRLCHVTRDKSGFGFTVSGPEGTKGTFQLSVRQDGPADRAGVPAGSWLLELNGDSVKSYSHTQLTRKLKQSGNKVTLLVASSAVEEFYRLRGLRVTAALADPAWLPFKARELHLVKGPVGYGFLLKEDDCISGGIGQFLWEVDEGLPAEQAGMKDGDRVLAVNGESIEGLDHEQTVHRIRAHEEWVTLLVIDPAGDEFYHSIGLSPLQFFEDSDPASGSCTPSLSGSPGPCHVEVAPKGPASWLVAAANSIELVQSSRRQEQKRLCQSF, encoded by the exons ATGGAGATCCTCAGTGGATGGGTGCTGTCCAAGATGCTGG gGCTCGGGGACAAGACATCCATCAT AAAATTTGAATTTAACCCCAAAGATGGGATTGACAACCCTGCCTTGACACTGACTGAGGACACGG ATGCTGAGGGTGTGGGGGAGCCCCGCTTCTACTTCCTGAGCAAGGACAGCACGGAGACCTTCGGGTTCTGCCTGCACGAGGAGCTGAGCTGCCAGGGCCACATCATCCGGCAGATTGAGCTGGGGGGGGTGGCCCAGCGCAGGGGGCTGCAGGACGGGGACAGGCTCCTCCAGGTCAACGGCCACTTCGTGGACCACCTGGACCACATGAGG GTGGTGCAGAGGATCAAGGCCAGCGGGAACCAGGTCCTGCTGGCGGTGCTGGATGGTGATTCCTACGAAGCTGCCAAATCCCTGGGCAGGGACCTGTCCCAGATGCTGCCCGCTGACATCCGCCCCCGCCTCTGCCACGTCACCAGGGACAAGAGTGGGTTTGGCTTCACAGTGTCGGGGCCAGAAG gcaccaagGGCACCTTCCAGCTGTCAGTGAGGCAGGATGGGCCAGCGGACAGGGCAGGGGTGCCAGCAGGCTCCTGGCTCCTGGAGCTCAACGGGGACAGCGTGAAGAGCTACTCCCACACCCAGCTCACCAGAAAG CTCAAGCAGAGTGGCAACAAGGTGACACTGCTGGTGGCATCCAGTGCCGTGGAGGAGTTCTACCGCCTGCGGGGCCTGCGGGTCACGGCCGCCCTGGCAGACCCCGCCTGGCTGCCCTTCAAGGCCCGGGAGCTGCACTTGGTGAAGGGTCCAGTTGGCTACGGGTTTCTGCTCAAGGAGGACGACTGCATCTCAGGGGGCATAg GCCAGTTCCTGTGGGAGGTGGATGAGGGGCTGCCAGCCGAGCAGGCGGGGATGAAGGACGGGGACCGTGTCCTGGCAGTGAATGGCGAGAGCATCGAGGGGCTGGACCACGAGCAGACAGTGCACAGGATCCGTGCCCACGAGGAGTGGGTGACACTGCTGGTCATCGACCCTGCTGGCGACGAGTTCTACCACTCG ATCGGGCTGTCCCCTCTGCAGTTCTTCGAGGACAGTGACCCTGCCTCAGGCTCCTGCACACCCTCTCTCAGTGGCTCCCCTGGACCCTGTCACGTTGAGGTGGCACCAAAGGGACCTGCCTCCTGGCTGGTGGCTGCTGCCAACAGCATAGAGCTTGTACAG agctCGCGCCGGCAGGAGCAGAAGAGGCTGTGCCAGTCGTTTTAG
- the NLRX1 gene encoding NLR family member X1 isoform X1 — translation MCVLLQCQALQAAASSGRSFVQAASPSPEKHPHPSPCLLCLQPRSCASLWVCWGCTARALLTCPWFPAVPLPQPCALPWCGGRKGGYVGYQGGSGENPVHPSSSCHSQSQLRNVASSGAIKKHQKSLSAWFSHQPNEERQFGPSFSLDAVHVDPVIRESSLEEILKPSPDLTIQEQLQQPCRQVISLHNLFDVDACGRQVKNVVLYGTVGTGKSTLIKKMVVDWCHGRLPRFELVIPFSCEDLSHSNAPISLRRLITKKYQHLRDVVPVLGASNLKVLFILNGLERLNLDFCLAGTELCCDPNEPVPPSAIVVNLLRKYLLPEASIIVTTRPSAVRRIPSKYVGRYAEICGFSDTNLQKLYFQMRLCHPDCSGEGSRAGSSAEQENLVEMLSRNLERHNQITAACFLPSYCWLVCTTLHFLYFTRTVPPTQTLTGIYTSFLRLNFSGEVLDSTDPTNISMMKYVAKTVGKLAYEGVMNRKTCFSEDDLQQCFEVEMKTESELNLLEVFRSDVFRFFLSPCVQPGKEHTFVFTIPAMQEYLAALYVVLGEKKTLAQRVGKELSEVMGRVSEDVAVVVNIISKVLPLRFLPVLFNLLKIFPRYFSRLSGKERDAIAHTMAEELFKEEDYYNDDVLDQINSSILGVEGPMRHPDEAPDDEVFELFPIFMGGILSRRNRAILEQLGCSIKNLAAFEIAKAMKKTVIRKSHKGLPPSELMDYLFFLHEFQNERFTAEAVRSLRAVNLASVKMTPLKCSVLASVMGTTCHEVEELNLTSCNLDSSSLRTLFPVLLRCKALHLQLNSLGPDACQEIRDLLLHDKCVVSSLRLANNPVGEQGAQLLAEGLAGNRSLTRLSLLHTALGDGGAEAIACHLAQNQHLRELNLGYNSLTDAGALRVVEVAKKHEALDKVHLYFNDISEDGKRALHSLRMDRDGVRALVFLTAGTDVSDYWSHILSVVQRNLPFWDRERVRQHLALLLQDLESSRSQTVNPWRKAKFLRVESEVKKMLGKLQDGTL, via the exons atgtgtgtgctgcttcagtgccag gcactgcaggcagctgctTCCTCAGGAAGATCCTTCGTGCAAGCAGCATCTCCCTCCCCAG AAAAACACCCACACCCAagtccctgcctgctctgccttcaGCCCCGCTCCTGTGCCTCGCTGTGGGTTTGCTGGGGATGCACAGCACGTGCCTTGCTGACCTGCCCTTGGTTCCCAGCCGTGCCCTTGCCCCAGCCCTGCGCTCTCCCTTggtgtgggggaaggaaggg GGGCTATGTTGGCTACCagggaggctctggggagaATCCTGTCCACCCCAGCTCCTCTTGCCACAGTCAGTCCCAGCTGAGGAATGTGGCCTCTTCAG gtGCCATCAAGAAGCACCAGAAGAGCCTGTCTGCGTGGTTCAGCCACCAGCCCAACGAAGAGCGGCAGTTCGgcccttccttctctctggaTGCCGTCCACGTGGACCCAGTGATCCGAGAGAGCTCCCTGGAGGAGATCCTGAAGCCCTCCCCTGACCTGACcatccaggagcagctccagcagccctgcaggcagGTCATCAGCCTCCACAACCTCTTCGACGTGGACGCCTGCGGGCGGCAGGTGAAGAACGTGGTGCTGTACGGCACCGTGGGCACGGGCAAGAGCACCCTCATCAAGAAGATGGTGGTGGACTGGTGCCACGGCCGCCTGCCCCGCTTCGAGCTGGTCATCCCCTTCTCCTGCGAGGACCTGTCCCACAGCAATGCCCCCATCTCCCTGCGCCGCCTCATAACCAAGAAGTACCAGCACCTCCGGGACGTGGTGCCCGTGCTGGGGGCTTCCAACCTCAAGGTGCTCTTCATCCTCAACGGCCTGGAGCGCCTCAACCTGGATTTCTGTCTGGCTGGCACGGAGCTGTGCTGTGACCCCAACGAGCCCGTGCCTCCCTCTGCCATCGTGGTCAACCTGCTGAGAAAATACCTCCTGCCCGAG GCCAGCATCATCGTCACCACGCGCCCGTCGGCCGTGCGCCGCATCCCCTCCAAGTACGTGGGCCGCTACGCCGAGATCTGCGGCTTCTCCGACACCAACCTGCAGAAGCTCTACTTCCAGATGCGCCTCTGCCATCCTGACTGCAGCggggagggcagcagggctggcagctcgGCCGAGCAGGAGAACCTGGTGGAGATGCTGTCCAGGAACTTGGAGCGCCACAACCAAATAACGGCCGCCTGCTTCCTGCCCTCCTACTGCTGGCTGGTGTGCACCACGCTGCACTTCCTCTACTTCACCAGGACGGTGCCTCCCACCCAGACCCTCACTGGCATCTACACCAGCTTCCTGAGGCTCAACTTCAGCGGGGAGGTGCTGGACAGCACCGACCCCACCAACATCTCCATGATGAAGTACGTGGCCAAGACGGTGGGCAAGCTGGCCTACGAGGGGGTGATGAACCGCAAGACCTGCTTCTCAGAGGACGACCTGCAGCAGTGCTTTGAGGTGGAGATGAAGACTGAGAGCGAGCTCAACCTCCTGGAGGTTTTCCGCAGCGACGTCTTCCGCTTCTTCCTCAGCCCGTGCGTGCAGCCAGGCAAGGAGCACACCTTCGTGTTCACCATCCCGGCCATGCAGGAGTACCTGGCGGCCCTCTACGTGGTGCTGGGCGAGAAGAAGACCCTGGCCCAGAGGGTGGGGAAGGAGCTCTCGGAGGTCATGGGGAGGGTGAGCGAGGACGTGGCCGTGGTGGTGAACATCATCTCCAAGGTGCTGCCCCTGCGCTTCCTGCCCGTGCTCTTCAACCTGCTCAAGATCTTCCCCCGCTACTTCTCCCGGCTGAGCGGGAAGGAGCGGGACGCCATCGCCCACACCATGGCAGAGGAGCTGTTCAAGGAGGAGGACTACTACAACGACGATGTCCTGGACCAGATCAACTCCAGCATCCTGGGCGTGGAGGGCCCCATGCGCCACCCCGACGAGGCCCCCGACGACGAGGTCTTTGAGCTCTTCCCCATCTTCATGGGCGGGATCCTGTCCCGCCGGAACCGCGccatcctggagcagctgggctgcTCCATCAAGAACCTGGCGGCCTTCGAGATCGCCAAGGCCATGAAGAAGACGGTCATCAGGAAGAGCCACAAGGGGCTGCCCCCCTCGGAGCTGATGGACTACCTGTTCTTCCTGCACGAGTTCCAGAACGAGCGCTTCACGGCCGAGGCCGTGCGCTCCCTCCGTGCCGTCAACCTCGCCTCCGTCAAGATGACCCCCCTCAAGTGCTCTGTCCTGGCCTCTGTCATGGGCACCACGTGCCACGAGGTGGAGGAGCTCAACCTGACCTCCTGCAACCTCGACAGCAGCAGCTTGAGGACCctcttccctgtcctgctgcgATGCAAAGCTCTCCA cctgcaGCTCAACAGCCTGGGCCCCGACGCCTGCCAGGAGATCCGTGACCTGCTCCTGCACGACAAGTGCGTGGTGAGCAGCCTGCG GCTGGCCAACAACCCCGTGGGCGAGCAGGGGGCTCAGCTCCTGGCCGAGGGGCTGGCGGGGAACCGCTCGCTGAcccggctgtccctgctgcacacGGCGCTGGGCGACGGCGGCGCCGAGGCCATCGCCTGCCACCTGGCCCAGAACCAGCACCTGCGGGAGCTCAACCTGGGGTACAACTCCCTGACGGACGCGGGTGCCCTGCGCGTGGTGGAGGTGGCCAAAAAGCACGAGGCGCTGGACAAAGTGCA cctgtaCTTCAACGACATCAGCGAGGACGGCAAGCGGGCGCTGCACAGCCTGCGCATGGACCGGGACGGCGTCAGGGCTCTGGTGTTCCTCACGGCGGGCACCGACGTCTCCGACTACTGGTCCCACATCCTGAGCGTGGTGCAGAGGAACCTGCCCTTCTGGGACCGGGAGCGGGTGCGGCagcacctcgccctcctcctgcAGGACCTGGAGAGCAGCCGCAGCCAGACTGTCAACCCCTGGAGGAAAGCCAAGTTCCTGCGGGTGGAGAGCGAGGTCAAGAAGATGCTGGGGAAGCTGCAGGACGGGACCCTCTGA
- the NHERF4 gene encoding Na(+)/H(+) exchange regulatory cofactor NHE-RF4 isoform X2 has translation MKQTEGLGDKTSIIKFEFNPKDGIDNPALTLTEDTDAEGVGEPRFYFLSKDSTETFGFCLHEELSCQGHIIRQIELGGVAQRRGLQDGDRLLQVNGHFVDHLDHMRVVQRIKASGNQVLLAVLDGDSYEAAKSLGRDLSQMLPADIRPRLCHVTRDKSGFGFTVSGPEGTKGTFQLSVRQDGPADRAGVPAGSWLLELNGDSVKSYSHTQLTRKLKQSGNKVTLLVASSAVEEFYRLRGLRVTAALADPAWLPFKARELHLVKGPVGYGFLLKEDDCISGGIGQFLWEVDEGLPAEQAGMKDGDRVLAVNGESIEGLDHEQTVHRIRAHEEWVTLLVIDPAGDEFYHSIGLSPLQFFEDSDPASGSCTPSLSGSPGPCHVEVAPKGPASWLVAAANSIELVQSSRRQEQKRLCQSF, from the exons ATGAAGCAAACAGAAG gGCTCGGGGACAAGACATCCATCAT AAAATTTGAATTTAACCCCAAAGATGGGATTGACAACCCTGCCTTGACACTGACTGAGGACACGG ATGCTGAGGGTGTGGGGGAGCCCCGCTTCTACTTCCTGAGCAAGGACAGCACGGAGACCTTCGGGTTCTGCCTGCACGAGGAGCTGAGCTGCCAGGGCCACATCATCCGGCAGATTGAGCTGGGGGGGGTGGCCCAGCGCAGGGGGCTGCAGGACGGGGACAGGCTCCTCCAGGTCAACGGCCACTTCGTGGACCACCTGGACCACATGAGG GTGGTGCAGAGGATCAAGGCCAGCGGGAACCAGGTCCTGCTGGCGGTGCTGGATGGTGATTCCTACGAAGCTGCCAAATCCCTGGGCAGGGACCTGTCCCAGATGCTGCCCGCTGACATCCGCCCCCGCCTCTGCCACGTCACCAGGGACAAGAGTGGGTTTGGCTTCACAGTGTCGGGGCCAGAAG gcaccaagGGCACCTTCCAGCTGTCAGTGAGGCAGGATGGGCCAGCGGACAGGGCAGGGGTGCCAGCAGGCTCCTGGCTCCTGGAGCTCAACGGGGACAGCGTGAAGAGCTACTCCCACACCCAGCTCACCAGAAAG CTCAAGCAGAGTGGCAACAAGGTGACACTGCTGGTGGCATCCAGTGCCGTGGAGGAGTTCTACCGCCTGCGGGGCCTGCGGGTCACGGCCGCCCTGGCAGACCCCGCCTGGCTGCCCTTCAAGGCCCGGGAGCTGCACTTGGTGAAGGGTCCAGTTGGCTACGGGTTTCTGCTCAAGGAGGACGACTGCATCTCAGGGGGCATAg GCCAGTTCCTGTGGGAGGTGGATGAGGGGCTGCCAGCCGAGCAGGCGGGGATGAAGGACGGGGACCGTGTCCTGGCAGTGAATGGCGAGAGCATCGAGGGGCTGGACCACGAGCAGACAGTGCACAGGATCCGTGCCCACGAGGAGTGGGTGACACTGCTGGTCATCGACCCTGCTGGCGACGAGTTCTACCACTCG ATCGGGCTGTCCCCTCTGCAGTTCTTCGAGGACAGTGACCCTGCCTCAGGCTCCTGCACACCCTCTCTCAGTGGCTCCCCTGGACCCTGTCACGTTGAGGTGGCACCAAAGGGACCTGCCTCCTGGCTGGTGGCTGCTGCCAACAGCATAGAGCTTGTACAG agctCGCGCCGGCAGGAGCAGAAGAGGCTGTGCCAGTCGTTTTAG
- the NLRX1 gene encoding NLR family member X1 isoform X2, whose translation MAWAMQCQSCLPWGSWMQRSLSWGRGTRGVHVCAASVPGTAGSCFLRKILRASSISLPRGYVGYQGGSGENPVHPSSSCHSQSQLRNVASSGAIKKHQKSLSAWFSHQPNEERQFGPSFSLDAVHVDPVIRESSLEEILKPSPDLTIQEQLQQPCRQVISLHNLFDVDACGRQVKNVVLYGTVGTGKSTLIKKMVVDWCHGRLPRFELVIPFSCEDLSHSNAPISLRRLITKKYQHLRDVVPVLGASNLKVLFILNGLERLNLDFCLAGTELCCDPNEPVPPSAIVVNLLRKYLLPEASIIVTTRPSAVRRIPSKYVGRYAEICGFSDTNLQKLYFQMRLCHPDCSGEGSRAGSSAEQENLVEMLSRNLERHNQITAACFLPSYCWLVCTTLHFLYFTRTVPPTQTLTGIYTSFLRLNFSGEVLDSTDPTNISMMKYVAKTVGKLAYEGVMNRKTCFSEDDLQQCFEVEMKTESELNLLEVFRSDVFRFFLSPCVQPGKEHTFVFTIPAMQEYLAALYVVLGEKKTLAQRVGKELSEVMGRVSEDVAVVVNIISKVLPLRFLPVLFNLLKIFPRYFSRLSGKERDAIAHTMAEELFKEEDYYNDDVLDQINSSILGVEGPMRHPDEAPDDEVFELFPIFMGGILSRRNRAILEQLGCSIKNLAAFEIAKAMKKTVIRKSHKGLPPSELMDYLFFLHEFQNERFTAEAVRSLRAVNLASVKMTPLKCSVLASVMGTTCHEVEELNLTSCNLDSSSLRTLFPVLLRCKALHLQLNSLGPDACQEIRDLLLHDKCVVSSLRLANNPVGEQGAQLLAEGLAGNRSLTRLSLLHTALGDGGAEAIACHLAQNQHLRELNLGYNSLTDAGALRVVEVAKKHEALDKVHLYFNDISEDGKRALHSLRMDRDGVRALVFLTAGTDVSDYWSHILSVVQRNLPFWDRERVRQHLALLLQDLESSRSQTVNPWRKAKFLRVESEVKKMLGKLQDGTL comes from the exons ATGGCATGGGCCATGCAATGCcagagctgcctgccctggggcagctggaTGCAGAGATCCCTGTCGTGGGGCAGAGGCACCCGgggtgtgcatgtgtgtgctgcttcagtgccag gcactgcaggcagctgctTCCTCAGGAAGATCCTTCGTGCAAGCAGCATCTCCCTCCCCAG GGGCTATGTTGGCTACCagggaggctctggggagaATCCTGTCCACCCCAGCTCCTCTTGCCACAGTCAGTCCCAGCTGAGGAATGTGGCCTCTTCAG gtGCCATCAAGAAGCACCAGAAGAGCCTGTCTGCGTGGTTCAGCCACCAGCCCAACGAAGAGCGGCAGTTCGgcccttccttctctctggaTGCCGTCCACGTGGACCCAGTGATCCGAGAGAGCTCCCTGGAGGAGATCCTGAAGCCCTCCCCTGACCTGACcatccaggagcagctccagcagccctgcaggcagGTCATCAGCCTCCACAACCTCTTCGACGTGGACGCCTGCGGGCGGCAGGTGAAGAACGTGGTGCTGTACGGCACCGTGGGCACGGGCAAGAGCACCCTCATCAAGAAGATGGTGGTGGACTGGTGCCACGGCCGCCTGCCCCGCTTCGAGCTGGTCATCCCCTTCTCCTGCGAGGACCTGTCCCACAGCAATGCCCCCATCTCCCTGCGCCGCCTCATAACCAAGAAGTACCAGCACCTCCGGGACGTGGTGCCCGTGCTGGGGGCTTCCAACCTCAAGGTGCTCTTCATCCTCAACGGCCTGGAGCGCCTCAACCTGGATTTCTGTCTGGCTGGCACGGAGCTGTGCTGTGACCCCAACGAGCCCGTGCCTCCCTCTGCCATCGTGGTCAACCTGCTGAGAAAATACCTCCTGCCCGAG GCCAGCATCATCGTCACCACGCGCCCGTCGGCCGTGCGCCGCATCCCCTCCAAGTACGTGGGCCGCTACGCCGAGATCTGCGGCTTCTCCGACACCAACCTGCAGAAGCTCTACTTCCAGATGCGCCTCTGCCATCCTGACTGCAGCggggagggcagcagggctggcagctcgGCCGAGCAGGAGAACCTGGTGGAGATGCTGTCCAGGAACTTGGAGCGCCACAACCAAATAACGGCCGCCTGCTTCCTGCCCTCCTACTGCTGGCTGGTGTGCACCACGCTGCACTTCCTCTACTTCACCAGGACGGTGCCTCCCACCCAGACCCTCACTGGCATCTACACCAGCTTCCTGAGGCTCAACTTCAGCGGGGAGGTGCTGGACAGCACCGACCCCACCAACATCTCCATGATGAAGTACGTGGCCAAGACGGTGGGCAAGCTGGCCTACGAGGGGGTGATGAACCGCAAGACCTGCTTCTCAGAGGACGACCTGCAGCAGTGCTTTGAGGTGGAGATGAAGACTGAGAGCGAGCTCAACCTCCTGGAGGTTTTCCGCAGCGACGTCTTCCGCTTCTTCCTCAGCCCGTGCGTGCAGCCAGGCAAGGAGCACACCTTCGTGTTCACCATCCCGGCCATGCAGGAGTACCTGGCGGCCCTCTACGTGGTGCTGGGCGAGAAGAAGACCCTGGCCCAGAGGGTGGGGAAGGAGCTCTCGGAGGTCATGGGGAGGGTGAGCGAGGACGTGGCCGTGGTGGTGAACATCATCTCCAAGGTGCTGCCCCTGCGCTTCCTGCCCGTGCTCTTCAACCTGCTCAAGATCTTCCCCCGCTACTTCTCCCGGCTGAGCGGGAAGGAGCGGGACGCCATCGCCCACACCATGGCAGAGGAGCTGTTCAAGGAGGAGGACTACTACAACGACGATGTCCTGGACCAGATCAACTCCAGCATCCTGGGCGTGGAGGGCCCCATGCGCCACCCCGACGAGGCCCCCGACGACGAGGTCTTTGAGCTCTTCCCCATCTTCATGGGCGGGATCCTGTCCCGCCGGAACCGCGccatcctggagcagctgggctgcTCCATCAAGAACCTGGCGGCCTTCGAGATCGCCAAGGCCATGAAGAAGACGGTCATCAGGAAGAGCCACAAGGGGCTGCCCCCCTCGGAGCTGATGGACTACCTGTTCTTCCTGCACGAGTTCCAGAACGAGCGCTTCACGGCCGAGGCCGTGCGCTCCCTCCGTGCCGTCAACCTCGCCTCCGTCAAGATGACCCCCCTCAAGTGCTCTGTCCTGGCCTCTGTCATGGGCACCACGTGCCACGAGGTGGAGGAGCTCAACCTGACCTCCTGCAACCTCGACAGCAGCAGCTTGAGGACCctcttccctgtcctgctgcgATGCAAAGCTCTCCA cctgcaGCTCAACAGCCTGGGCCCCGACGCCTGCCAGGAGATCCGTGACCTGCTCCTGCACGACAAGTGCGTGGTGAGCAGCCTGCG GCTGGCCAACAACCCCGTGGGCGAGCAGGGGGCTCAGCTCCTGGCCGAGGGGCTGGCGGGGAACCGCTCGCTGAcccggctgtccctgctgcacacGGCGCTGGGCGACGGCGGCGCCGAGGCCATCGCCTGCCACCTGGCCCAGAACCAGCACCTGCGGGAGCTCAACCTGGGGTACAACTCCCTGACGGACGCGGGTGCCCTGCGCGTGGTGGAGGTGGCCAAAAAGCACGAGGCGCTGGACAAAGTGCA cctgtaCTTCAACGACATCAGCGAGGACGGCAAGCGGGCGCTGCACAGCCTGCGCATGGACCGGGACGGCGTCAGGGCTCTGGTGTTCCTCACGGCGGGCACCGACGTCTCCGACTACTGGTCCCACATCCTGAGCGTGGTGCAGAGGAACCTGCCCTTCTGGGACCGGGAGCGGGTGCGGCagcacctcgccctcctcctgcAGGACCTGGAGAGCAGCCGCAGCCAGACTGTCAACCCCTGGAGGAAAGCCAAGTTCCTGCGGGTGGAGAGCGAGGTCAAGAAGATGCTGGGGAAGCTGCAGGACGGGACCCTCTGA